Genomic segment of Meles meles chromosome 17, mMelMel3.1 paternal haplotype, whole genome shotgun sequence:
TGGGCTGTAGGGCAGGAGTCAGACCCCAGAGTCTCTGCCATGAGGTCCAGGTGtcggcagggctgtgctcctttCTGGAAGCTCCAGGGAGAATCCACTTCTGTTCCTGTCTCCCCTTCTAGGGGCATCCACACCCCCTGGATCGTggtcccttcctcccccttcacaGGTGGCACAGGGGGGATGAGCCCCTCTGACACcgtctccctcccacctcctctcctgcctcctcccacttgtgAGGACCCTGTGATCACATGGGGCTTGTCCGGGGAGTCCAGACCATCTCTAGTTTAACATCAGCTGGTTCTCAGCCTCAGTTCCCTTTGCCCTAGAACCTAAGACACCTGCAGGCTCTAAGGGCCAGCACGTGGCCATGATTAGGGGACACTCGTCACCTAGCAGGATCTGGAATCCCATGTGTCGTTCTCCCCGCCCTGTCCCCTTGTCCTTCTCAGGCCAGCCCGAGTCAGCTCACTCACAGACTCCACGGTTCAGCTCTGAACCTCCACAGATGGAGGAGAATTCATAGGGTAACCCCTCCTCAGACCCTCAGGGAgaagctctctctccctgtacCCCTTCCCCCTGCACAGGGAGACGTCCTGCCTCAGAGAGAGTGGCCTTCACAGCTTCAGGATCTGGAGATTCCCAAGAGTGACTGTCCATCTGTCCCTTGTCTTCCTGGGTGGACCCCAAGCTCAGTGCCTGTTATAACCACCTTGGAGTGTCCATACCTTGGAACCACCACTGTGTTCCCCACTGCGGTCTCTTCTGGGGGAGCCTGGGGCTGCTCTCTGGGCTCCCAGAGCTGCCGGTGGCCGTCTGCACCACGGGCTCTGTGGTCCCTGGAACCATCTGAGCAGGAGTAGAGCCGGGCCCTGGACCAGGACAAATCCTTGTGTCTCACACCTAACCTTCCTGTAGGGGACACATCACTTTCTTGGAGTTAATGGGTTTCAGGCAGATGACTCCAGCATCTAATTTCTCGTGGGAGATTTGTAAGACGTGCTCAGCCTAGTGAATCACATAGAGCTGAACTCAGTGGCTCCCTTCCCTATGGGTACCTGCTGGATATTTGGGTCAATTCTCTTGTTATCTATAAAATGCAATCACTGTCCTTAGGGGGAGGAAGCCAGAGTGTCAGGGAGAATCcgcagtagagggagaagctgtGATGTTGTCTACTCACTGAGACTCTGTCCTCTTGTCCCTCCCGTCCCAGAGCCTGTGCCCCTTCCCCAGATCTGGGCCATGATTCTGTCCCTCACACAAGGCTGGTGCAATTTCACCTTGGAGTGTGACCCCACGGGAACCAAGGAGGACCTGACTGTGTCCTGGGAGAACAAGggtctccccagggagctggagcAGAGACCGGCCCCAGGACCAGCCCCCAACCCCTGGACCCTGGCTGTGAACCTGCCCCTGAGCCGGCCCAGCCCCAGCCTTACCTGTGTGGTCAGCAACCAGGTGGACCAGAAAACTGCCTCCCTGGACCTTGGGGACATCTGTGGCCGTGGTGAGTGCACCTGTCAGAGGAGAAGGGCTATCCCGGTGCTCAGGGAACCCAGGGTGAGGGTTCTCGGCTTCTGTCCCCCATGTTTATGTCACCCCCTGCCACCTGGTCACCCAGTCCAGGACTCTGGCAGGAACATCCAACCTGCTTCTACCCTTTGGTGTCCCTCCCATGCTGctctccacccctcacccctgctggtCCACACAGAATCTAGCATCATCTCAAGTGTGTCTAGGGAGATTGtgaggaaaagtgaattaggggTGTCCGTGGTCTCTGCAATCAGAGGGGTCTGGGCCAGTGACTCCTGCAGGATTCAGGACTTGGGGCTCCTCTGGCTGATTCTGGTTTCACGGACACACATCACACCCACCTGCTTGCTTTCAGTCCCGATGTGTCCCGCTCTCCTCCGCTGCCAGCCTCTGCTcaggcccctccctctgccctcagcccttCCAAGTCAGGAGTCCTCCACTCCCCACTTATTCCCATCCAGGGACCCCTACCTGCAGCTGGCTCTAGGGGCCTGTGACCCGGGCAGTCCCACAGGACCGCATGCTGGGGGGCAGTCCCAGCAGGAAGAGAGTTTGCACGGGGGCTCCTCAGCCTCGATGGCTCAGGGCCCTGCAGGAGCTGCTGCTGTCCTGCCCTCACACTTCGTCTCCTCTAAGGAGTGGTCAGTGGCCCCACACTGGGAGCTAATGCTCTGGCCCAGGATTAGTGTCCTGTGCAGCCTGAACCCCTGGTGGGCAGGGGCCATATCTGCTTCTCCATTGAATGCCTGTCCCAGCCTCGGCCTCGGGCCCTTTGCTCACAGTCAGTGTGTccctgaatgaaggaatgaatgacttGGATCCCTGTAAGCCCTCTcgcccctccacccctcctccacCAGCTGCTTGGGGACCTACTGTCTTAGTATCCCTGACCACAGAGGCAGATCATGGCTCAGGCCCCCCTGGGCTCTCTGGAAAGaggctcctgcctccctcttattCTCCCATCGGGGTCCTCCTGCCTGGTCCCTCTCCCATCTGGTCAAGTGGGTGCAGACAGCTCCAAGCACTGGGGAGTTGTCACAGACATTCCTGGTCATGACTCTCCATCCTGGGATGCCTCACCCACCCTGAATATCCAGCAATCTCCTACTCCTCCCTCAAAACCAGATTTGgccatcacctcctccaggaggccctcCCTGATGACCTGGGTACAAGCTGTAAGGATTAGTGCCCTGGGATGGCTCTGGCTGGCTGCCTCTGGCATGTGCTCAGCCCTCCCCCTGCTGAGGGGCTCCTCAAGGGCGGGCACCATGTCCAGATCCTCTCAACACCCCGGGCCCAAGCAGGAGCTCAGGAACTGGCTGAGTGAgagcccctgccctgctcctccctctcgaGCTTCTGACCAGGTCCCTTCAGAGTCTCCATGTGCCTTGCAATGGGCGTCCTCAGTTCTCTGTTGCCTCAACCTTCGTCACTCTCTGTGCGATGGAAACAGATGCGCAAGGACAGACCAGTGCTGCCCACTTGCCCGGTATCCTGGCGTCTGTTGCGGTCCTGCTGCTGATCCTCGGAGCTGGGATGTGCCTTTGGAAGACATGTGTGAAAAACAACTTGGAGCCTGGGAGAGGTAGGTTGCACTTTCCTTCCTGTACCCAGACACCTCCCTCCTTTACTGGACCTTGGGTTCCCTTTGTCCTGCATTTTGCTGCTCAAGGAATAACCCTGCAGGAGGCTGGCAGGTGTGGCCATGGCCATGGGGTCATGGAGGGGGAGGGTACTGGTTTCCAGGCTGAGACTCAAGCTCCATCTGTGTGTGACTCAGGGGCAAGATCGCAGGAGACCAGGGACCCAGATGGTGGCATCCACTACGCAGATCAGACCTATCAGGGGATCTGGAGACCGCAGGGACAAGgtgaggctgggggaggaggcatCCGGGGTTCTCCCAAGTCCCTCTGTGCCTGGGTGTGGGCCTGTCAATCCCAGTCATCTGCAGGCTTTGGTCTCCAGGCCTCTGTAACCCTTTCCAGACAACACAGTATTAACTAAGGACATTCTCCTGGGGTCCATGcagtgctgggcactgggggAGGTCATGTGCAGCCCTGGGTCTGTGGGGGCTCCTCTGGGTCCTCTGCGTCCCTCAGCTGTTCCTGGAACCCTCCGTCTGCATTCCAGGGTATGTCTACATTCCACATCGAGAAGAGAACTCTCTCACTACTGTCTACAGTGAGGTCCGCAGGCCAGGCCATGACATGACCGTGATTTAACTAGAAGAAGCAGGAGACTCCTGCCCCGGGGACACCTGTCTCGTGAGCATGACGCCCACAGCTCTGGTCCTGCCTCTTCCACCTCCGACGGCTCTGAGCAGGACTGGATGGGTCCAGCAGTTCTTTCTGTGCTAAATCCTTGTGCACAAGTTCCCCGTGAGACACACACAGTGGTAGATCAGGGAAACTGAGTAAATAAATTGGTCCAAACCTGTTCCAGGACCACTCAGCCTCTGCTATGTGACAACCCTAGACAGCCCCCCTGTCCCCCTCATCTGTATGACATCAAAGTGCCTTGCAGACCCTCAGCCTCTGGGGCAAGCCATGGTGAATTCACGGCATCTGTCCTGGGTCCGTCTTGAGCACCCCTAGCTGTCAGCTTTGTGCTGAGAGCTATTTATAGACAATGAGAATTTGTAATTGTCCTTGCTCACTGAGGGATGGCTCTGTGACACTGAGTGCATGTTTTGTGTGTGGGGGACTGGGAATAGTTCGCCTGAGCCCTAGAAAAATACTGTCTCTTACTCTTGGTAAGGGACACACTTTCTCTCCTTCCATGCTCTACCACCATTCCTGTAGGTGACAAAGCAGCCCGCTATTGGCCCGAATTAGTAATTGAAGCAAGACAAAGTGGGTCTCAAatgccccttcccctccatctCGCAGCTGAGCCTGGAGATCCACTGGAAGCAGGTAGATCCCCTCAgatcagaggaaagaagagaagcttCTCATCCTGAAACCTCAGTGTCCATACAGGAGggtgcttgcacacacacacatacacacacaagcacatgcacacacacacaccagcctccagccgtgcagCTGTCTGGTCAGAACCAGGGCTGTCCCACAAACATGCAGATCACAGTAGCAAGGAGGACTCGAAGTGTCTGAGAACATTGTCCCATCTGGGTCGCTGGCAGAGCAGGGCTGTGTCCCTGAATCGTGTGGTCCGTTTCTGAGCTCAGCTCTGTTCCCTCCGGGGTCCCTACAGCTCACCCTTGCTGGTGGGCGGGGAGCAGGGAGAAACCACGTCCCAGGCACTGGGAAGCAGGAACTCCAGCAGGTGGTGATGTTGTCATTAGCCACACAGCACACGGTGGGTGACAGACGTTGGACATGATTCCTATTCTCAGTGCAGTCCGGACAGTGAGGGGGTGAGGACTGGACGTACACGAGGCCACGGTACCCCCCACAGAGCCAcacggggctccctgccctctgcaccCCGTCCCACTCTCTCACCCATTCCGTGGACCTGGACTGGATGACTGTCCGTGTCTGCAGAGCACTCGGGAGCCTCAGTGCGCTCCCGGGACCAGGAGCACAGAGTTCTAAATctgtgttcaaatcctgactAGTGTCATGATGGGTCCCTGCCCTCCCTGTGGCCTTGTATCCTGCAGTCTTGGTGAACTCACCTATTAGTCTTGGGAATTTTCTGTAGAAACTCTGGGATTTTTTGTCCGACATACATATAAACAGTGTCCATAATAAACAcaggttttctctttcccctttcccatttgtatattattttatttccttttcttgtcgtATCACACTGATCAGACTTCTAGGGGAACGCTGCATAGCAGTGCTGAGAACAAACAGCTTTGCCTCCTTCCCAGTGTTCAGGGAAAAGCTAGTTTTCGACCACTAAGGATGATATTAAGTGTAGGGTTTtttgtaaatatgttttattagatttatcagtttcattttctctgttcttgtcttattttcttttttcaaattactCTGGATTTATTTTGCTCTTGTATTTCTAGATACAAAAGGTAAATGCTTCAATTGTTAATTTGAGCATTTCTTCTCCTGTATTATCTGCCTTTCATAATATGTATTTCCCTATAGGCACTGGGTTAGCTTCTTTTCACACACTTTGAtatcttgtatttttcatttccattcacttcaaatatttaaaaatttctctcaaGACTTCCTCTTTGACCTGTGGGTTATATAGaaatctttcttaatttcttttcttcctttcttaatttctttttttaaaagattttatttatttatttgacagacagagatcacaagtaggcagagatgcaggcagagagagagggagatggaagcaggctccccactgcacagagagtccgatgcggggctcggtcccaggatgctgggatcatgacctgagccgaaggcagaggctttaacccactgagccacccaggcgcccctgtttcttaatttctaaatgGAAATTTTTCTGTAGTTTAGGATATTAAATTCGACTCTAATTCTATTGTGGTCAAAGAAATACGTTATTTCAAATCCTTAAACGCCGTCAGGTTAGTGTTATGACCCAGGACAGGACGTTGTCTGGGAGGCTCCCGAGGgcacttgaaaggaatgtgaGGTCAGCTGCTGGGGTTGAACATTCTCTAAATGTCAGTGAGGTCGCGTGGGCTCAGGGTCGTGTTCACTGTCTGTCTTCCTGCTGATTCTCCACGCGGAGAGAGGATGCTCGGCTCTGACCGCGACGGTGGACTCACGTgcttctcctttcagttctgtcagtttcTGCGCCGTGTGTCCGTCCAGTGCTCTGCTGTTAGGAGTTCTTCTCACTTCCTGCTGACTTGGCCTTCCGTTGTTCTGCACTACTCTTCACCTGGAAATAGTCCTTGCTCTGACGTCTGCGCTCTCCGACGTCTACCGGCCCGTCGAGGTGTCTTTGGATTAGCGCTCGTGTGTCGTCATCATCCATGTCACATGTCACAGTGGCTGGGCCCCAGTGCCAAGAGTTGTGCTCAAGTATGATTCTGGACTTTTCTAGGAGGAGATTTGGGATGAGATACACTTAAATGGAtgaactttgagtaaagcagactgCCCTCCACTGCGGGTGGGCCTCACCCCATCAGCTGAAGGCTGAGTGAGAGCAAAGACTGACCTCCCCTGAGCAAGAGAGAATTCGACAGCACACGGCCATCAGACTGGAACCGCGGTATTGGCTCTTCCTTGTGTCTCCTCCTGACGACCTTGGACTTGAACCCCAGCAGCAGATCTTCCCTGCGTCTGTCTGGCTCACCCTCCCCGCAGACCTGACTCACCAGCCTCTATAATAGTGTGAGCCATTCCTACAGCACATCTCTCTGGATCTACAAGCGTCCTAGACTGCTGGTTCCTGCAGAATCCTGACTACTGTCCGCAGCACATCTTTTCCTATCTCCTTCCTGCTAACCCAGCTCCATCAGCCCAGACGGGAATGGCAGGTCCAGAGTGACCTGGGCCCTTCAGTCCTGTGTCCAGTCTCCTGTCTCA
This window contains:
- the LOC123927440 gene encoding SLAM family member 9-like, which encodes MGACSEDPHLCGASWLLRFTSLLLSVCSAVTQSPGARESAVDNSGIPVTLKGTQGTPVLFQVIRNPELPPEFELEKMSWGIVSRSNYIVMLYVFPGRDVPRWVNFQDKFHKRVYVLNIMTLRIDNLTLEDSGLYRARESYTRGRQYDQDFHLMVYEPVPLPQIWAMILSLTQGWCNFTLECDPTGTKEDLTVSWENKGLPRELEQRPAPGPAPNPWTLAVNLPLSRPSPSLTCVVSNQVDQKTASLDLGDICGRDAQGQTSAAHLPGILASVAVLLLILGAGMCLWKTCVKNNLEPGRGARSQETRDPDGGIHYADQTYQGIWRPQGQGYVYIPHREENSLTTVYSEVRRPGHDMTVI